From the Thermosynechococcus sp. genome, the window CAGACTTTGTTGCCGCTCTTCAAGGGACTTGAGGCGATCGTGGACCAGACGATGAAACTCGGCATCGAGGGCTTGAATTTCAGCTTTGAGGGCATCGCGCTGGGCTTTGAGAGTCGCTAGTTCCTCTGAGGTAGGTGCAGAGGAATCAGTCACTGTAGGGTCCTGCGTCATTGTGAACCGTGGAAATAAAGGCTGTGCGTGGGCAGCGTTCTTGGAGGCATTGTACTAAAGTTTTGGCGTCGAACAGAATCGGCAGAAAGTGGATATTCTTGACCTCCCGAAAATAGAAGAGCACCGGAAAGGCCGGCCAAAAGACTTGCCAGTGCTGCCATTGCTGATAGGGAAAGTGCCGAATCTGTTGGCTACCCCGATAGACATCGAGCGCGGTTGCCGTAAACTCCAAGCGTAGCGTTGCCGCCTGCACAGCCAAAAATAGGGCAAAGAGGGAAAGGGGCAACCCCAACCACCAACGCAGCCACCCCAGGGGCACACTCAACAGCAGCACACCGAGGGGGACGGCAAATGAAGGTTGAAGGCGAACAGTGGCCAGGGGGGGGTCTTGCATGGGGTTACTCCTGAGGGGGCGTCGGCTCCTCTAATTGTGGCAAATCCTTTGGCGGGGGCGCAGTCGCCTCTTCAGTGACCTCAGAGGCAGGAGCCGCTGGCGTGGGTTCAGCCCCAGCAGGAGCGGGTTGAGCAGGGACGCGCGGGCTAACAAGAACAGAACGAGTTGGACTTTCTGCTTTTTTGAAGGGATTCAGACGCTGCCAGAAGGGTTTTTGCGGTGCTGGTGTCTCTTTTTCTGCTTCAACCCTAACTGTTGGTTCTGGGGTTAGCTCAGGGGCAACAGGGGTTGCTTCTGGGGTGGGTGGGACTTCCTCTACTGCCTCTGCGGGGGGTGTGGGTGGGGATTCCTCAGCAACGGGAGTAGTGGGTGCTTCAACGACAGGCATTGCTTCTGGGGTGGGTTCTGGGGTGGGTTCAGGGGGGAGGTTGCTGGGGAGATCTGGGCTGAGGCTGCTTTGGAGATTTTTCGCCGCCAGTTCTCCCCGTAGCAGGCGCGAGAGGACATCCTTGCCATTGGGTTGATAGGTGACGAGGCGGGTAATGGGATTGTGGGGAGAGGGGATGCGCTGACCATTGCCATCCAGAAGTTCGAGCCGCACCCAGTTATCCCCCGGCTGCAGTCCAGTGAGATAGTAGGCCTGCCAGCGATCGACCGTGAAGGATTGACCATTGATCGTGCAGCGCACCTGCCAGCCTTTCTCATTGTTTAATTGCCGATCCAACGGTAGGTTGCTGAGATAAAAGTCGAGGAGCACGGGTTCAGCACCATAGGTACCGCTGGGCTGATTGTAGGTGAGCAGGGGAAGACTGGCAGCTCGAGTGTCCTCATCTGCGGTGTAGAGATGAAACACGGTTTGAGCGTAGGCAAGGGGGTTTTTGATGCTTTCGCCCCAGGGGTACACGACAAAGGCCCGCAGCAGGTGGGTACCCGGCTCAAGGTTAGTAAACTCAATGGGGGTGCTCAGGTCATAGACACTGCGGCTGGGCAGATCATCGAGCACCACCTCCACATGGGGCCCCAAGCCTGTGCGCTGATCCTGAAACAGGCGTAGCCCTTCGACACTGAGCTTGACAGTGACGTTGCGACTTTGGAGTGTTTGGTTGACTTCGGGGGTGAGAATTTTCAGCCGCGGCTCATAGCGATCGAACCAATCTTTCATATCCTCAATGGCCACCGGCGCCGCCACCTCTGCTAGGGAGCCACTGGATTTTGCGGCGGCGATGTCCCCGCTTGACCACAGGAAAATGAGGCTGAGAACCAAAGCGATCGCCCGTTGCCAACAGACCTGCCAACCCTTCATGCGCACCTCAGATGGTTGTAGTACCAAGGACAATTTTCGCAGACGGGCTGCCCACTTCCGCAATCAATTCTAGGGGCTGTAGATCACATGGCCACTGCTAAATTCCCGCACTTCGCCATTAGTGAGGCGCAGCTGCAATGTCCCGCGATCGCTAATTCCCACCCCGATGCCCTGCCACCGCTGTTCTCCTTGGACAAGAGTGAGCGATCGCCCCCGCAGAAAGTCTCGCTGTGCAGCCACCCCCGCCCCCTGGGACCGTTGCCAACACCAAAGAAGTTCAGCACGAATGGTCGCCAAGAGGTCCAAGTCTGTGGGTACTGCTTCCCAAGGATCAAGAAGCTGATGAAGACTCATGGCTTGGGGCAGGCCCATGGCCTCAACATCTACACAGCGGTTCAGCCCCACCCCCACCACCAACCAAGGGGAACAGCGTTCACAGAGAATTCCCGCTAGTTTCTTGCCCTGAGCCATTACATCATTGGGCCACTTCAACTGCAGGTGGCGATCCAGCGCTGGCCGCAGCCCACTCAACGCCCGCATCACCGCTATCCCCGCTTGGACACTGGGAGCAACGATCGCTGGCGAATCGGGCAAAATAAAGGAGGCCGTCAACACTCCCTGCGGGGATTGCCAAGGGCGGTTGTACTGACCGCGCCCCCGTGTTTGGGCCTGAGTATAGATGACTTGGCCGCCATAGAGGCGATCGGCATGGTGCAAGGCCCATGTATTTGTGCTCTCACAGGTCTCTAGCCACACCAACCAAGGAAAATCCATAGCGATCTACCCGTGCACTGAACTAGATGGCTCAATGAGTGCCTGCAACAGTTCTGGTTGCGGAGCCGTCCCCACCCGTGCACAAAACCCCTGCGGGATCTGGTGTAGCCACTGGGCCAGTGCTGCATAGCCTTCGCGAAGGGTTGTGATTTTCGCAGCAACAAAATAGCGATCGCCACCCTGGGGAGCTAGAACGAGAATATGGGCCCTTTGGCAGTGATTCAAAGCAATTGCAATTTGGCTACCCCTAATCTCTGTTGGTGCGGTTTTCTCAATCATGGCGGCCAGTTCCTCTAAGGTAGCGGCGCCATCGTGATCGTCAAGGAGCCATGCTAAAGTATGAGCCAAGGCCGTAGGTTGGGCGATCGCCACCCATTCGGGACTGAGCAGAACCCCATAGGTTGCCAGGCCGTGGTGGGAACGCTTTTCAAAATTGGCCATCACCACAGCACCGGCAGGAAGATGCTCCCGTAGGCCAAGAGGCGGTTGATTGGCCCTGCCTTGGCAATGAAAGACACAGACGATCGGGTTTTTGCAGACGTAGCGCAAGTATTCCGAAAACTTGACCATCCCCAACAGCAAAATGTCAAAGTTGGGCAGCAGGGCGTGCACTGCCCCTTGGACTTTAGAAATTTGGAGAGGACAGGCAAAGGCTGTGGGAAGAGAGGGGATCATTTGGGGGGCAAAGGGGACAACGGGCCACTGGACTCAACGCCTGTTCCCAACCCCTGAGAAGAGGTTTCCCTGGGGGCGGAGCGGTTAACCAAGACAGGATAGGGCGAGGCATGATTCAAGCTCGAAAGACTTGGGCAGGATCAAGGCGCATCACTTTTTGCACTGCCAATAGGGAAGCACTGACACACATGGCCACGGTGGCACTAAAAACGGCTAAGGCAAGTTGAGGGGTAATGATGATTTGGATGGCACGAGCTTGCATGGTCCACATCCCCAGCCCCCAGCACAGGCCTAAACCGGGCAGATAACCCAGTACGGCCATCCACAGGGCTTGCTCAATAATAATTCGATACAAGTACCCGTCAGCAGCCCCCATCGCCTTGAGGGTGCCATACTCCTGTAGGCGATCGCTCACAGAGGAATAGAGAATCTGACTCACAATCACTATCCCTACAACCATGCCCACCCCTGCCCCTAGACCCAAAATGAACCCCACACTGGTACTGGCCAACCAATAGCGCCGGGTCATTTCAGTCAGGGCGGCACGACTGAGCACTTGATAGTTGGGAAATGCTGCCCGCAATCGCTCCTGCACCTTTGCCAAATCCTCTCCTGGCTTTGCTTTAACCATGACATAAGTGATGCGGGTACTGGGGGACACCAACGGCAAAAATTCGGGTACCGGTTCACTGGTATCAAACCGCGGGAAGTTCAAGTAAAGGTTCGCAGTTTCCAGCGAGGTAAAGACATAGGGGCTAGAGACAATTGATTTAACACCGCGCGTCCAGCCAATGACCGTCGCTGGGTAGTTATTCACACGACCTTTCTCCCCCAGAGCCGTGAGGGAAAGGGCATTGAGATCAATGCGATCCACGATGACACTGTAGGGTTCCTCTAGCTTCCTTAGGGCTGCACCAGCAACTGTCGTCAAAGGCAGCAAGGTTCCTGTCGGCTCAAGACCCACCACTTGCACTGGATCGATCGCCTCTGTCTCTGAACGGCGCCACACGGCCGACTGCATCAGGAGTGGCTCTGCAGCCGCAACCCCTTCAACTGCTTGGGCATCAAGGACAGCTTGATACTCAATGGGCAATGTCAGGCCAAAATAACGCAGCTCATTCGAGGCAATCCAGAAATCCGCTTGGCTTTTGCTCACCAAGAGAGTGGCGGAGCGACTAAATCCCTCAAGGAGTCCCGTTTGAATAGTGACGAGACTGACAGCAAAGGTGATGCCCAGTTGAGCAACGAGAAAACGACTAAAGTCTTCTAAAAGATTTTTCCGAGCAAGGGAGACCATTTCTTTATCTTAAGTTTTAGCTGAACTCGTGTCTAGGTGTTTTTAGCTAGTTGGAGCGCAGAGGTTGGCGATCGCCTTAACAAGCCCATCAGAAATCCTTGGCTAAAAACTCAACTGGCACCTCTTGTGCTTCGGGCAAGTCAAGAGCAACCTGAATCTGCATAGAACATCGGATTGCGGGCTAGCAAATAGAGGTTGTCATACTCCCATAGCTCCGACCCTGCAGCGTGAGACGTTGCTGCCGCCGCGTCACAATTTCTGCCTTATCAATCGGTGGCGGGAAAGACGACGCTCTATAACTTGTTAGTGGCAAAGAATGCCATAGTGGAAGCTAGAGGGTAGGTTATTGATGTGGGTAATGTAATACAAAGTTTATGCTCTTGGATTCAGATCTTCTTAACCTCTAGATGGCTTTTGAGTTTGCTCCTTGATCCAATTCAAATAGGTAGGAGAACCAGCAATGATGGGCAGGGCAATGATCTCTGGGACATCATAGCTGTGTAATGCCTGCAGGCGATCGCGCACCTGCTCAAATAAAGCGATGCGAGTTTTAATGAGCAATTGCCATTCTGGATCGCGATGCACCGCTCCTTGCCAACGGTATATTGATTGAACAGGTAGAATCTGCACACAGGCAGCCAGGTGCTCCGCCACCAGTTGATCGGCTAAGGAGAGTGCCTCAGCTTCCGTAGCTGTAGTAGCAATCACTACACAGTACTCTGCTGCCGTTTCCAAGCCTGCGGTCCTCACGTCACAGTGTCAATGACGTCAATCATATCTTGAATTAATTGGGCAGTGAATGTTCTGATTACTGGGATTGGTCTATGGACAGGGCTTGGGGACACCGCGATCGCTACCTGGCAGCGCTACTGTCAGGGCCAGACAGCCCTCATAGCCACCCCTGAAGGACTGGTGGGGGCAACGACCTTGCCCGTCGAGAAAATTATTGAAACGACTACGACTCAAGCCCTCAACGATGCAAAATTAACAGCTCCCCTAGGCAGTGCCGCGGTAGTGGTCGGCTCCAGTCGCGGTTTTCAAGCCCAGTGGGAAATATGGTTACGACAGCCTTCCCTTTCGCGAGAAACATGGCTACAAACCTTGCCAGCAACTGTTTCGCAGCAGGTCGCGCACATTGCCGGCATTCAGGGGATGGTGCTCAATCCCACCGCCGCCTGTGCCACGGGAATCTGGGCGATTGCCCAAGGGGCACTCTTGATTGCCCAGGGGTATTGCGATCTGGTGTTGGCTGGAGGCGTTGAATCCGCCATCTCCCCCTTAACCTTGGCCGGCTTTCGCCAGTTGGGGGTCTTGGCTCAGGAGCGGGCAGCTCCCTTCGATCGCCAGCGGCAGGGATTTGGCTTGGCGGCCGGTGGTGCCCTCCTTGTCTTGGAATCCCCAGAACGAGCGCGATCGCGAGGTATTGAACCCTATGCCCGAATTGCGGGGGTAGGTCTCAGTGCCGATGCTGAGAATATGGCTGCGCCCAGTCTCAACCAAACGGGTGCTCTCCTAGCGATTCAAAAGGCCTTGGCTCAGGCAGAGCTAACACCGCGCCAGATTGACTGTATCCATAGTCACGGTACGGGCACGCGGCGCAACGATGCCGCCGAAGCCGCTTGGATTCAAACCCTTTTTGGTCAAGGGGTTGCGGTCACCAGTCATAAAGGTGCCCTTGGGCATACCTTAGGGGCTGCTGGCGCGATCGCGGTTGCCCTCTCTTGCCTGTCGTTGCGGGAACAGCAGATTCCTCCCTGTGTTGGCTGTGAGGCTCCCGACTTTGACCTTGACATTGTCCAAAAGAGCCGCCCTGCTCCCTTAGGATACATTCTCTGCTGTAGCTATGGCTTTGGCGGCCAAAATGCCGTGATTGTTCTGGCGCGTCCCTAGGAGGAGGCGGTCACCACCGTCGCTTCAGTAACCCCAAATTTCTGCATGATCGTTTTGGCCATTTGTGGGGGGGTGAGCCCCAAGTCAGCTTTTGATTCATCGGGACTGGCGTGCTCGACCAAGATATCCGGTACCCCCAAACGCAGCACCGGCACCAAAATATCCGCCTCCTGCAGTGCCTCAAGCACCGCCGAGCCAAAGCCCCCCATCAGGCAGCCCTCCTCCAGAGTGACCACACGGCCAATTTGTTTTGCCAAGGGTAGAATCAACTCCGTATCCAAGGGCTTGGCAAAGCGAGCATTGATCACGGCGGCACTCATGCCGTGTTCCTTGAGGATTTCCGCCACCTGCATCGCCGGATAGACCATTGAGCCGTAGGCTACTAGGAGAACATCTTCACCGGAGCGCAAAAGCTCTCCTTTGCCAATTGCAAGGGGTTCCCAGCCCTCCTCCATGAGGGCGACACCATAGCCATTGCCGCGGGGATAGCGCAGGGCGATCGGTCCCTCGGTGTAGTTGATACCGGTTACAATCATCCGTTGCAGTTCCGCCTCATCCTTGGGGGCCATCAGCACCATATTGGGTAGGCAGCGCAAATAGGCAATGTCATACATCCCCTGGTGGGTAGGGCCATCGGCACCGACAATCCCCGCCCGATCCATGCAAAAGAAGACCGGTAACTTTTGGATGCAGACGTCATGGATAATTTGGTCATAGGCGCGCTGGAGGAATGTGGAGTAAATTGCCACCACAGGGCGCATGCCCTGGGTGGCCATCCCCGCCGCCATTGTTACCGCATGCTGCTCGGCAATCCCGACATCAATGTACTGTTTGGGCAGCCGTTTTTGCAGAATATCCAAGCCGGTTCCTGTAGCCATGGCTGCCGTAATGCCCACAATGCGCGGATCATTTTCTGCAAGTTTCGTCAAGGTTTCGCCAAAGACCTTGGAGTAACTGGGGGGCTTGGGTTTGCTAGAGGGTTTGGCCTTACCGGTGACCAGATCAAAGGGGTTTTGGGCATGGTAGCCCACTTGGTCCTTCTCGGCGATGGCGTAGCCTTTGCCCTTCACGGTGGCAACATGAACTAGCACCGGACCAGGAATGGTGTGGGCATGCTGGAATGTGGCAATTAGTTCCTCCAAATTATGGCCATCCACAGGGCCTACATAAGTAAAGCCTAATTCCTCAAAGACAGCGCCCACCTTAGGAACGGCAAGGCGCTTCATCCCCTCCTTGATGCGCTGCATCTCCGGGGTCAGGTTTTCACCAAAGAAGGGGATATGCTTAAACTGCTCTTCGAGGTTATCGGTAATAAATTGCACCTGCGGTGAGAGGCGGATTTTATTCAGATAGCGGGGAATCGCCCCCACATTGGGGGAAATAGACATTTCATTGTCGTTGAGCACCACCATCAGGTTGGTGTGGGGCAGGTGGCCGGCATGATTAATGGCCTCTAGGGCCATGCCCCCCGTCAGGGCGCCATCGCCAATAATGGCCACTACCTTGAAGTTTTCCCCCTTGAGATCGCGGGCGATCGCCATCCCCAAAGCTGCCGAAATACTCGTGGAGGCATGACCAGCCCCAAAGTGATCAAAGGGACTTTCCCGCCGGTTTAAGTAACCGGCAATCCCCCCTTTTTGGCGCAGGGTGTGGAAGTTGTTGTAGCGACCCGTCAACATTTTGTGGGGATAGGCTTGGTGCCCCACATCCCAGACCACGCGGTCTTTATCTAAATCAAGGGTTTGGTAGAGTGCCAGGGTGAGTTCAACAACGCCTAGGCCGGGCCCGAGGTGGCCGCCGGTCGCCGCTACCGTTTCCAAATGTTTGTCGCGAATTTGGGCGGCAATTTGAGTCAATTGGGCAATGGACAACCCATGCAACTGGTTGGGATGGGTGAGTTCACTTAGGTGCATAAAAACCCGACCTCGCAAGATACCTTGTGGCGATAGCTGAACGCTGACCACAGAAAAACTATCTGTTGACTGATTCTAGCAAAGCGCCCCGCTCCAGTCAGGGATTATTTTGCCCCCAGACGTGTAAAAAGCCGCCGTAGTCACGAAACGATTGATCATATTCAAGGTGATTCCCTAGACGTCACTCAATTTACGAATCTCGGCAGTGGATACCCCTGACCTCCGCCTCTGGCCTCAGTACCCTGTCCTCGAAGGTGATTAGTTCATCGCGATGTCCCTCCAGGGTCAGTTGAGAACCAATCTCATGGGGCTGCAACCAAACCCTCACGGTTTCTAGCCGCTGGGCACCGCGCCAGTAAAACCAGGGGGCAATGGGGGCAAGGCCAATGAGACTAAAGGCCAGAATGCCCCCCTTGGGAAAAAGCACAGTTAACACCAGGGCAATGGCTGTGGTACTGGCAACCGCTAGGGCAAAGAGCAATGCGGCTACAAGGGGACTGGCGGCAACCTGTCCCTGAAAGGTCACTTCAGTGCCATCGGCACTCACGGCGTCGAGGCGGTAGCCGCGCTGCTGAAAATACTGCTTAAGGCGGGGGGCAAGTTCAGTGATGGGCTGGGCAATGAGCCATTCTTGGGTTTCAATGCGTTCTTTGGTGGAGGCACGAATAAAAAAGACAAACCCAATTGCCAACAGGCTAGTGAGCAAGAGGGTAGAAGGGTAAATCAGGTTGCTAGACATGAGACCTTCAGGGGGGTTGTTTGCTGGGCTATCTATCCCTA encodes:
- a CDS encoding DUF3119 family protein, with product MQDPPLATVRLQPSFAVPLGVLLLSVPLGWLRWWLGLPLSLFALFLAVQAATLRLEFTATALDVYRGSQQIRHFPYQQWQHWQVFWPAFPVLFYFREVKNIHFLPILFDAKTLVQCLQERCPRTAFISTVHNDAGPYSD
- a CDS encoding biotin--[acetyl-CoA-carboxylase] ligase, translated to MDFPWLVWLETCESTNTWALHHADRLYGGQVIYTQAQTRGRGQYNRPWQSPQGVLTASFILPDSPAIVAPSVQAGIAVMRALSGLRPALDRHLQLKWPNDVMAQGKKLAGILCERCSPWLVVGVGLNRCVDVEAMGLPQAMSLHQLLDPWEAVPTDLDLLATIRAELLWCWQRSQGAGVAAQRDFLRGRSLTLVQGEQRWQGIGVGISDRGTLQLRLTNGEVREFSSGHVIYSP
- a CDS encoding ABC transporter permease, whose translation is MVSLARKNLLEDFSRFLVAQLGITFAVSLVTIQTGLLEGFSRSATLLVSKSQADFWIASNELRYFGLTLPIEYQAVLDAQAVEGVAAAEPLLMQSAVWRRSETEAIDPVQVVGLEPTGTLLPLTTVAGAALRKLEEPYSVIVDRIDLNALSLTALGEKGRVNNYPATVIGWTRGVKSIVSSPYVFTSLETANLYLNFPRFDTSEPVPEFLPLVSPSTRITYVMVKAKPGEDLAKVQERLRAAFPNYQVLSRAALTEMTRRYWLASTSVGFILGLGAGVGMVVGIVIVSQILYSSVSDRLQEYGTLKAMGAADGYLYRIIIEQALWMAVLGYLPGLGLCWGLGMWTMQARAIQIIITPQLALAVFSATVAMCVSASLLAVQKVMRLDPAQVFRA
- the cutA gene encoding divalent-cation tolerance protein CutA, translated to METAAEYCVVIATTATEAEALSLADQLVAEHLAACVQILPVQSIYRWQGAVHRDPEWQLLIKTRIALFEQVRDRLQALHSYDVPEIIALPIIAGSPTYLNWIKEQTQKPSRG
- a CDS encoding beta-ketoacyl-ACP synthase, coding for MNVLITGIGLWTGLGDTAIATWQRYCQGQTALIATPEGLVGATTLPVEKIIETTTTQALNDAKLTAPLGSAAVVVGSSRGFQAQWEIWLRQPSLSRETWLQTLPATVSQQVAHIAGIQGMVLNPTAACATGIWAIAQGALLIAQGYCDLVLAGGVESAISPLTLAGFRQLGVLAQERAAPFDRQRQGFGLAAGGALLVLESPERARSRGIEPYARIAGVGLSADAENMAAPSLNQTGALLAIQKALAQAELTPRQIDCIHSHGTGTRRNDAAEAAWIQTLFGQGVAVTSHKGALGHTLGAAGAIAVALSCLSLREQQIPPCVGCEAPDFDLDIVQKSRPAPLGYILCCSYGFGGQNAVIVLARP
- the dxs gene encoding 1-deoxy-D-xylulose-5-phosphate synthase: MHLSELTHPNQLHGLSIAQLTQIAAQIRDKHLETVAATGGHLGPGLGVVELTLALYQTLDLDKDRVVWDVGHQAYPHKMLTGRYNNFHTLRQKGGIAGYLNRRESPFDHFGAGHASTSISAALGMAIARDLKGENFKVVAIIGDGALTGGMALEAINHAGHLPHTNLMVVLNDNEMSISPNVGAIPRYLNKIRLSPQVQFITDNLEEQFKHIPFFGENLTPEMQRIKEGMKRLAVPKVGAVFEELGFTYVGPVDGHNLEELIATFQHAHTIPGPVLVHVATVKGKGYAIAEKDQVGYHAQNPFDLVTGKAKPSSKPKPPSYSKVFGETLTKLAENDPRIVGITAAMATGTGLDILQKRLPKQYIDVGIAEQHAVTMAAGMATQGMRPVVAIYSTFLQRAYDQIIHDVCIQKLPVFFCMDRAGIVGADGPTHQGMYDIAYLRCLPNMVLMAPKDEAELQRMIVTGINYTEGPIALRYPRGNGYGVALMEEGWEPLAIGKGELLRSGEDVLLVAYGSMVYPAMQVAEILKEHGMSAAVINARFAKPLDTELILPLAKQIGRVVTLEEGCLMGGFGSAVLEALQEADILVPVLRLGVPDILVEHASPDESKADLGLTPPQMAKTIMQKFGVTEATVVTASS
- a CDS encoding cofactor assembly of complex C subunit B, coding for MSSNLIYPSTLLLTSLLAIGFVFFIRASTKERIETQEWLIAQPITELAPRLKQYFQQRGYRLDAVSADGTEVTFQGQVAASPLVAALLFALAVASTTAIALVLTVLFPKGGILAFSLIGLAPIAPWFYWRGAQRLETVRVWLQPHEIGSQLTLEGHRDELITFEDRVLRPEAEVRGIHCRDS